The Pseudomonas fluorescens genome includes a window with the following:
- a CDS encoding Nudix family hydrolase — protein sequence MKRVHVAAAVIRDAAGKILIARRADTQHQGGLWEFPGGKVEADESVETALARELHEELCIVVDAARPLIKVRHDYPDKQVLLDVWEVSAFTGQPHGAEGQPLAWVTARDLTNYEFPAANQPIVAAARLPGEYLITPDGLETPALLRGMQKAIAGGIKLVQLRAPNGYDPQYRDLAVDAAGLCAGKAQLMLKGPFEWLGDFPSAGWHITAAQLRKHAAAGRPFGKDRWLAASCHNAEELSLAQQMDVDFVTLSPVQPTQTHPDVQPLGWAEAARLIEGFNRPVYLLGGVGPGERQKAWEAGAQGVAGIRAFWPEA from the coding sequence GTGAAACGAGTCCATGTGGCGGCGGCGGTCATTCGCGACGCCGCCGGTAAAATCCTGATCGCCCGAAGGGCCGACACCCAGCACCAGGGGGGCCTGTGGGAGTTCCCCGGTGGCAAGGTCGAGGCCGATGAGTCCGTCGAAACCGCCCTGGCCCGTGAACTTCATGAAGAGCTGTGCATTGTCGTCGATGCCGCCCGACCGTTGATCAAGGTGCGCCACGATTACCCGGACAAACAGGTGTTGCTGGATGTCTGGGAAGTCTCGGCGTTCACCGGCCAGCCCCACGGCGCCGAAGGGCAGCCGTTGGCCTGGGTGACGGCCCGAGATCTGACGAACTATGAGTTTCCGGCGGCCAATCAGCCGATTGTCGCGGCGGCCCGTTTGCCGGGTGAGTACCTGATCACGCCTGACGGCCTTGAAACACCGGCCTTGCTGCGAGGCATGCAGAAGGCGATTGCCGGTGGGATCAAGTTGGTCCAGCTACGTGCCCCCAACGGTTACGACCCGCAATACCGCGATCTGGCGGTGGACGCGGCGGGGCTGTGTGCCGGCAAGGCCCAGCTGATGCTCAAGGGCCCGTTCGAATGGCTGGGGGATTTTCCTTCCGCTGGCTGGCACATTACCGCCGCGCAACTGCGCAAGCATGCAGCGGCCGGTCGACCGTTTGGCAAGGACCGCTGGCTGGCGGCCTCCTGCCATAACGCTGAGGAACTGTCCCTGGCGCAGCAGATGGACGTGGACTTCGTGACACTCTCGCCGGTGCAACCGACCCAGACCCATCCCGATGTACAGCCGTTGGGGTGGGCAGAGGCGGCGCGCTTGATCGAGGGCTTCAATAGGCCGGTCTATCTGTTGGGCGGGGTCGGGCCTGGCGAGCGGCAAAAAGCCTGGGAAGCCGGGGCGCAGGGTGTGGCGGGGATTCGGGCGTTTTGGCCAGAGGCTTGA
- a CDS encoding sensor histidine kinase has product MPLRQRLENLPVGQKLLAALLVLLTTVLLVANLTFISAAYYISQESMAPQALQTIGRLVANPSLISDALQSPQSAQRLLDELNSYAPLRAAALYDGQGERLAQLQQGEKLKLPDHYRNIQAWQAGEFRSNQVITLPRPGTVPGHLLLVASSELPTAFYTGTLTASLGILIFSVLLWLIIAQQIKRLITQPIHQLEELSRQVTREENYALRAARGNHDEIGSLAEAFNTMLSRIEAREQQLKRARDDSQAAYDQAQGLAEETRHTNRKLELEVQVRSKIEKKLTGFQNYLNSIIDSMPSALIALDEQLYVTQWNQEASALSGTRLDEALNQPIFLAFEPLKPYLPQLKQTVEQHTVAKIERVTWTKDDEARHYALTFYPLMGGAGRGVVIRIDDITQRLSLEEMMVQSEKMLSVGGLAAGMAHEINNPLGAILHNVQNIRRRLSPELPKNLEQAELLGIQLEEVNRYLQGREIPQLLDGIQQAGARAAKIVTHMLSFSRRSTRQMAPCDLPALIDQAVEIAGNDFDLAIGFDFKGQAITRQFDPNLGPVPGTANELEQVLLNLLKNAAQAIHQRQDDSEPGRIILRTRLNPPWAEIQVEDNGIGMSENVRKRTFEPFFTTKEIGQGTGLGLSVSYFIITNNHKGQMEVQSAPGQGTCFTLRLPLAGTSMVPQENRQLER; this is encoded by the coding sequence ATGCCATTGCGCCAGCGCCTTGAAAACCTCCCGGTCGGCCAGAAACTGCTGGCCGCCCTGTTGGTGTTGTTGACCACTGTCCTGCTGGTGGCCAACCTGACCTTTATCAGCGCCGCCTACTACATCTCCCAGGAAAGCATGGCACCCCAGGCCCTGCAGACCATTGGCCGGCTGGTGGCCAATCCAAGCCTGATCTCCGACGCCCTGCAATCGCCACAAAGCGCCCAACGCTTGCTCGACGAGCTCAACAGCTACGCACCGCTGCGGGCGGCGGCGCTGTACGACGGCCAGGGCGAACGCCTGGCACAACTGCAACAGGGCGAAAAGCTCAAGCTGCCGGACCATTACCGCAACATACAAGCCTGGCAGGCGGGCGAATTTCGCAGCAACCAGGTCATCACCCTGCCCCGCCCCGGCACGGTGCCCGGCCATCTGTTACTGGTGGCCAGCAGCGAATTGCCGACCGCGTTCTACACCGGCACCCTGACTGCCAGCCTCGGCATCCTGATTTTCAGCGTGTTGCTGTGGCTGATCATTGCCCAGCAGATCAAGCGCCTGATCACCCAGCCAATCCATCAACTCGAAGAACTGTCACGCCAGGTCACCCGCGAAGAGAACTATGCCCTGCGTGCCGCACGCGGCAACCACGATGAGATCGGCAGCCTGGCCGAGGCGTTCAACACCATGCTCTCGCGCATCGAAGCCCGGGAGCAGCAACTCAAGCGCGCGCGGGACGACTCCCAGGCCGCCTACGACCAGGCCCAGGGCCTGGCGGAAGAAACCCGCCACACCAATCGCAAGCTGGAACTGGAAGTCCAGGTGCGTAGCAAGATCGAGAAAAAGCTCACCGGTTTCCAGAATTACCTCAACAGCATTATCGACTCCATGCCGTCGGCGCTGATCGCCCTCGACGAGCAGCTCTACGTCACCCAATGGAACCAGGAAGCCAGCGCCCTCTCCGGCACACGGCTGGATGAGGCGCTGAACCAGCCGATCTTCCTCGCCTTCGAACCGCTCAAACCCTACCTGCCCCAGCTCAAGCAAACCGTCGAGCAGCACACGGTGGCCAAGATCGAACGCGTCACTTGGACCAAGGACGACGAAGCCCGGCATTACGCCCTCACCTTCTACCCGCTGATGGGCGGCGCCGGGCGTGGCGTGGTCATCCGGATCGATGACATCACCCAGCGCCTGTCGCTGGAAGAAATGATGGTGCAATCGGAGAAAATGCTCTCGGTCGGCGGCCTCGCAGCGGGCATGGCCCATGAAATCAACAACCCGTTGGGCGCGATCCTGCACAACGTGCAGAACATCCGTCGTCGCCTGTCGCCGGAACTGCCCAAGAACCTCGAACAGGCCGAGCTGCTGGGTATCCAGTTAGAGGAGGTCAATCGTTACCTCCAGGGTCGGGAGATCCCGCAGTTGCTCGACGGTATCCAGCAAGCCGGCGCCCGGGCAGCAAAAATCGTCACCCACATGCTCAGTTTCAGTCGTCGCAGTACCCGGCAAATGGCGCCTTGCGACCTGCCCGCGCTGATCGACCAGGCAGTGGAAATCGCTGGCAACGACTTCGACCTGGCCATCGGTTTCGACTTCAAGGGCCAGGCGATCACCCGTCAGTTCGACCCGAACCTGGGCCCGGTGCCCGGCACGGCCAACGAGCTGGAACAGGTGCTGCTCAACCTGCTGAAAAACGCCGCCCAGGCGATCCATCAGCGCCAGGACGACAGCGAACCGGGGCGTATCATCCTGCGCACGCGGTTGAATCCGCCGTGGGCGGAAATCCAGGTCGAGGACAATGGCATTGGCATGAGCGAGAACGTGCGCAAACGTACCTTCGAACCTTTCTTCACCACCAAAGAGATCGGCCAGGGCACGGGCCTCGGGCTGTCGGTCTCGTATTTCATCATCACCAACAACCACAAGGGCCAGATGGAAGTGCAGTCGGCGCCAGGTCAAGGCACCTGCTTCACCTTGCGCCTGCCCCTGGCCGGCACTTCAATGGTGCCGCAGGAAAACAGACAACTGGAGCGCTGA
- the argJ gene encoding bifunctional glutamate N-acetyltransferase/amino-acid acetyltransferase ArgJ, translating to MAVGLGPLPTLHPVAGFELGIASAGIKRPRRKDVVVMRCAEGSTVAGVFTLNAFCAAPVILAKQRVQGPVRYLLTNTGNANAGTGAPGLAAAERTCAKLAELTGVDASQVLPYSTGVIGEPLPVEKIEGALQAALDDLSENNWAAAATGIMTTDTLPKGASRQFEHDGVTITVTGISKGAGMIRPNMATMLGYIATDAKVSRQVLQDLMLDGANKSFNRITIDGDTSTNDCCMLIATGKASLPEITEASGPLFAALKQAVFEVCMEVAQAIVRDGEGATKFVTVQVNGGGNHQECLDVGYTVAHSPLIKTALFASDPNWGRILAAVGRAGVPELNVSKIDVFLGEVCIASQGARAATYTEAQGAVVMQQEEITIRIELGRGDCSETIWTTDLSHEYVKINAEYRT from the coding sequence ATGGCTGTTGGTCTTGGTCCGTTGCCCACGTTGCACCCGGTTGCCGGTTTTGAACTCGGTATCGCTTCGGCGGGCATCAAGCGCCCCAGGCGCAAGGACGTCGTGGTCATGCGTTGCGCCGAAGGTTCGACGGTCGCTGGCGTGTTCACCCTCAACGCCTTTTGCGCCGCTCCAGTCATCCTGGCCAAGCAACGCGTGCAGGGACCGGTGCGTTACTTGCTGACCAACACCGGTAACGCCAACGCCGGTACCGGCGCGCCAGGCCTGGCCGCTGCCGAGCGCACCTGCGCCAAGCTGGCGGAACTGACCGGTGTCGACGCCAGCCAGGTGCTGCCGTATTCCACCGGCGTGATCGGCGAGCCGCTGCCGGTCGAGAAGATCGAAGGTGCGTTGCAAGCCGCTCTCGATGATCTGTCGGAAAACAACTGGGCCGCAGCCGCCACCGGCATCATGACCACCGACACCTTGCCCAAGGGCGCGAGCCGCCAGTTCGAGCACGATGGCGTGACCATCACGGTCACCGGTATCAGTAAAGGTGCTGGCATGATCCGTCCGAACATGGCGACCATGCTTGGCTACATCGCCACCGACGCCAAGGTCTCGCGCCAAGTGCTGCAAGACCTGATGCTTGACGGCGCCAACAAGTCGTTCAACCGCATCACCATCGACGGCGACACCTCCACCAACGACTGCTGCATGCTGATCGCCACCGGCAAGGCCAGCCTGCCGGAAATCACCGAAGCCAGCGGCCCGCTGTTCGCGGCGCTGAAGCAGGCGGTGTTTGAAGTGTGCATGGAAGTGGCCCAGGCCATCGTGCGTGACGGTGAAGGCGCGACCAAGTTCGTGACCGTGCAGGTGAACGGCGGTGGCAATCACCAGGAATGCCTGGATGTCGGCTACACCGTGGCCCACTCGCCGCTGATCAAGACCGCGCTGTTCGCCTCCGACCCTAACTGGGGCCGCATTCTCGCCGCCGTTGGCCGTGCCGGCGTGCCTGAGCTGAACGTGAGCAAGATCGACGTGTTCCTCGGCGAAGTCTGCATCGCCAGCCAAGGCGCTCGCGCTGCGACTTACACCGAAGCCCAGGGCGCGGTGGTCATGCAACAGGAAGAAATCACCATCCGTATCGAGCTGGGACGGGGTGATTGCAGCGAAACCATCTGGACCACTGATCTGTCCCACGAGTACGTCAAGATCAACGCTGAGTACCGGACTTAA
- a CDS encoding putative 2-dehydropantoate 2-reductase yields MSTTWHVLGAGSLGTLWATRLARAGLPVRLVLRNEARLQAYRSAGGLTLMEQGQAQSYPIPGETADNPEPIRRLLLACKAYDAEAAVASVAHRLDAESELILLQNGLGSQDAVANCVPQARCISASSTEGAFRDGDWRVVFAGHGYTWLGDPAHPVAPFWLDDLAAAGIPHEWSADILTRLWRKLALNCAINPLTVLHHCKNGGLQEHRCEVATLCAELTDLLERCGQPAAAEDLQPEVERVIQATAANYSSMYQDVANRRRTEISYLLGYACKVAQRHELSVPHLEQLRQRLIVHLHNLGLPSD; encoded by the coding sequence ATGTCGACCACCTGGCATGTCCTGGGGGCCGGCAGTCTCGGCACGTTGTGGGCCACGCGCCTGGCCCGGGCCGGGTTGCCGGTTCGGCTGGTGCTGCGCAACGAAGCCCGCCTGCAAGCCTACCGAAGCGCCGGCGGCCTGACGCTGATGGAACAGGGCCAGGCGCAGAGCTACCCGATACCTGGCGAAACGGCGGACAACCCAGAACCGATCAGGCGCCTGCTATTGGCCTGCAAAGCCTACGACGCGGAAGCGGCCGTGGCCTCGGTGGCCCATCGTCTGGACGCCGAATCGGAACTTATCCTGTTGCAGAACGGCCTCGGCAGCCAGGACGCGGTGGCCAATTGTGTGCCCCAAGCCCGTTGCATCAGCGCCTCCAGCACCGAAGGCGCGTTCCGCGACGGTGACTGGCGCGTGGTATTCGCCGGCCACGGCTACACCTGGCTGGGCGACCCGGCTCACCCAGTGGCGCCGTTCTGGCTCGACGACTTGGCCGCCGCTGGCATTCCCCACGAATGGAGCGCCGACATCCTCACCCGGCTCTGGCGCAAGCTGGCGCTCAATTGCGCAATCAACCCGCTGACCGTGCTGCATCACTGCAAGAACGGCGGCTTGCAGGAACACCGCTGCGAAGTGGCGACCTTGTGCGCAGAACTCACCGACCTGCTCGAACGCTGCGGCCAGCCCGCTGCGGCCGAAGATTTACAGCCGGAAGTCGAACGGGTGATCCAGGCCACGGCCGCCAATTATTCCTCGATGTACCAGGATGTCGCCAATCGGCGCCGCACCGAAATCAGCTACTTGCTCGGTTATGCCTGCAAGGTCGCCCAACGCCATGAACTGAGCGTGCCGCACCTGGAACAACTGCGACAGCGACTGATTGTCCACTTGCACAACCTCGGATTGCCCAGCGACTGA
- the secA gene encoding preprotein translocase subunit SecA, which yields MFAPLLKKLFGSKNEREVKRMLKTVQTVNAFEEQMVALSDDQLRAKTAEFKDRIAKGETLDQLLPEAFAVAREAGKRIMGMRHFDVQLIGGMTLHEGKIAEMRTGEGKTLVATLGVYLNALSGKGVHVVTVNDYLARRDANWMRPLYEFLGLTVGVVTPFQPPEEKRAAYAADITYGTNNEFGFDYLRDNMAFSMEEKFQRELNFAVIDEVDSILIDEARTPLIISGQAEDSSKLYIEINKLIPQLKLHVEEVEGEVTQPGHYTVDEKTRQVELNEAGHQFVEEMLTRIGLLAEGESLYSAHNLGLLTHVYAGLRAHKLFHRNVEYIVQDGQVVLVDEHTGRTMPGRRLSEGLHQAIEAKEGLNIQAESQTLASTTFQNYFRLYNKLSGMTGTADTEAFEFHQIYGLQVVVIPPNKPLARKDYNDLVFLTAEEKYAAIINDIKEGMAQGRPILVGTATIETSEHMSALLNKEGIEHKVLNAKFHEKEAEIIAQAGRPGALTIATNMAGRGTDILLGGNWEVEVASLENPTPEQIAQIKADWQKRHQQVLESGGLQVIASERHESRRIDNQLRGRAGRQGDAGSSRFYLSLEDSLMRIFASDRVKNFMKALGMQPGEAIEHRMVTNAIEKAQRKVEGRNFDIRKQLLEFDDVNNEQRKVIYHMRNSLLAADNIGETIADFRQDVLNATVSAHIPPQSLPEQWDVAGLEAALQSDFGVALPIQQWLDEDDHLYEETLREKLLAELIAAYNEKEDQAGAEALRSFEKQIVLRVLDDLWKDHLSTMDHLRHGIHLRGYAQKNPKQEYKRESYTLFSELLDSIKRDSIRVLSHVQVRREDPAEEEARLRQEAEALAARMQFEHAEAPGLEVVAEEGVDVDVALATAPVRNEQKLGRNELCYCGSGKKYKHCHGQIQ from the coding sequence ATGTTTGCGCCTTTGTTAAAGAAACTTTTTGGAAGCAAGAACGAGCGTGAAGTCAAGCGCATGCTCAAGACGGTACAGACTGTCAATGCCTTCGAAGAGCAAATGGTGGCCCTTTCGGACGATCAGTTACGCGCCAAGACTGCCGAATTCAAGGACCGCATCGCCAAGGGGGAAACCCTTGACCAGCTCCTGCCTGAAGCCTTTGCGGTCGCCCGTGAAGCCGGCAAGCGGATCATGGGCATGCGCCACTTCGACGTTCAGTTGATCGGCGGCATGACCTTGCACGAAGGCAAGATCGCCGAAATGCGTACCGGTGAGGGCAAGACCCTCGTGGCGACCTTGGGCGTGTACCTCAACGCACTGTCCGGCAAGGGCGTGCACGTCGTGACGGTCAACGACTACCTGGCCCGCCGCGACGCCAACTGGATGCGCCCGCTCTATGAATTCCTCGGCCTGACTGTCGGTGTCGTCACGCCGTTCCAGCCGCCGGAAGAGAAGCGCGCCGCCTACGCCGCCGACATCACCTACGGCACCAACAACGAATTCGGGTTCGACTACCTGCGCGACAACATGGCGTTCAGCATGGAAGAAAAATTCCAGCGTGAACTCAACTTTGCCGTGATCGACGAAGTGGACTCCATCCTCATCGACGAAGCCCGTACCCCGCTGATCATTTCCGGTCAGGCCGAGGACAGCTCCAAGCTGTACATCGAGATCAACAAGCTGATCCCGCAGCTCAAGTTGCACGTCGAGGAAGTCGAAGGCGAAGTGACCCAGCCCGGGCACTACACCGTTGACGAGAAGACCCGTCAGGTCGAGCTCAACGAAGCGGGTCACCAGTTCGTCGAGGAAATGCTCACCCGTATTGGTTTGCTGGCTGAAGGCGAGAGCCTGTACTCGGCCCACAACCTGGGCCTGCTGACCCACGTTTATGCTGGCCTGCGTGCGCACAAGCTGTTCCATCGCAACGTCGAATACATCGTGCAGGACGGCCAGGTCGTACTGGTGGACGAACACACCGGCCGTACCATGCCGGGTCGTCGCCTGTCCGAAGGCCTGCACCAGGCCATCGAAGCGAAGGAAGGCCTGAACATCCAGGCCGAGAGCCAGACCCTGGCCTCGACCACCTTCCAGAACTACTTCCGCCTGTACAACAAGCTGTCCGGCATGACCGGTACGGCCGACACCGAAGCGTTCGAATTCCACCAGATCTACGGCCTGCAAGTGGTGGTGATTCCGCCGAACAAGCCATTGGCCCGTAAAGACTACAACGACCTGGTGTTCCTGACCGCCGAAGAGAAGTACGCGGCGATCATCAACGACATCAAGGAAGGCATGGCCCAGGGCCGTCCGATCCTGGTGGGTACCGCCACCATCGAGACTTCCGAGCACATGTCCGCCCTGCTCAACAAGGAAGGCATCGAGCACAAGGTCCTCAACGCCAAGTTCCACGAGAAGGAAGCCGAGATCATCGCCCAGGCCGGTCGCCCGGGTGCGCTGACCATCGCCACCAACATGGCCGGTCGTGGTACCGACATCCTCTTGGGCGGCAACTGGGAAGTGGAAGTTGCCAGCCTGGAAAACCCGACCCCCGAGCAGATCGCACAGATCAAGGCCGACTGGCAGAAACGTCACCAACAGGTGCTCGAATCCGGCGGTTTGCAGGTGATCGCTTCCGAGCGTCACGAGTCGCGTCGTATCGACAACCAGCTGCGTGGCCGTGCCGGTCGCCAGGGCGACGCCGGTTCCAGCCGTTTCTACCTGTCCCTGGAAGACAGCCTGATGCGCATCTTCGCCTCTGACCGGGTGAAGAACTTCATGAAGGCCTTGGGCATGCAGCCGGGCGAGGCGATCGAGCACCGCATGGTGACCAACGCCATCGAGAAGGCCCAGCGCAAGGTCGAAGGCCGCAACTTCGACATTCGTAAGCAACTGCTGGAGTTCGACGACGTCAACAACGAACAGCGTAAAGTGATCTATCACATGCGTAACAGTTTGTTGGCCGCCGACAACATTGGCGAAACCATCGCCGATTTCCGCCAGGACGTGCTCAACGCCACCGTCAGTGCCCACATTCCGCCGCAGTCGTTGCCGGAGCAGTGGGACGTCGCTGGCCTGGAAGCCGCCTTGCAGAGCGACTTCGGCGTGGCGTTGCCAATCCAGCAATGGCTCGACGAAGACGATCACCTGTACGAAGAAACCCTGCGCGAGAAGCTGCTGGCCGAACTGATCGCCGCGTACAACGAGAAAGAAGACCAGGCCGGCGCCGAAGCGCTGCGCTCCTTCGAGAAGCAAATCGTGCTGCGGGTGCTGGACGACCTGTGGAAAGACCACCTCTCGACCATGGACCACCTGCGTCACGGTATCCATTTGCGTGGTTACGCCCAGAAGAACCCGAAGCAGGAGTACAAGCGCGAGTCCTACACGCTGTTCTCCGAGTTGCTCGACTCGATCAAGCGCGACTCGATCCGTGTGCTGTCTCACGTTCAGGTTCGCCGCGAAGACCCGGCCGAAGAAGAAGCCCGCCTGCGCCAGGAAGCCGAAGCCCTGGCTGCGCGCATGCAGTTCGAACACGCCGAAGCCCCGGGCCTGGAAGTGGTCGCCGAAGAGGGCGTCGATGTGGATGTCGCCTTGGCGACCGCACCGGTGCGCAACGAACAGAAGCTGGGTCGTAACGAACTGTGCTACTGCGGTTCGGGCAAGAAATACAAGCATTGCCACGGGCAGATCCAGTAA
- a CDS encoding cob(I)yrinic acid a,c-diamide adenosyltransferase, with translation MGFRLSKIYTRTGDTGETGLGDGRRVAKDHPRVEAIGEVDTLNSQLGLLLAGLATETTRHPGLKEVSDVLAPCQHRLFDLGGELAMPAYQALNVAEIERLEAAIDGWNEELGPLENFILPGGSTLVAQAHVCRSLARSAERRCQQLNAMEPLAGPGLAYINRLSDLLFVAARVIARRQGVAEVLWEAAAKPEG, from the coding sequence ATGGGTTTTCGCCTGTCGAAGATTTACACCCGCACCGGCGACACAGGTGAAACCGGGTTGGGCGATGGTCGCCGCGTGGCAAAGGACCACCCACGGGTCGAGGCCATCGGCGAAGTGGATACACTGAATAGCCAGCTGGGTTTATTGCTGGCCGGGCTCGCCACTGAAACGACCCGGCATCCGGGGCTGAAGGAGGTCAGTGACGTGCTCGCCCCTTGTCAGCACCGTCTGTTCGATCTCGGCGGGGAACTGGCGATGCCGGCTTATCAGGCCTTGAACGTCGCGGAAATCGAGCGGCTGGAAGCGGCGATCGATGGGTGGAACGAGGAATTGGGCCCCCTGGAAAACTTCATCCTGCCAGGAGGCTCGACGTTGGTAGCCCAGGCCCACGTCTGCCGCAGCCTGGCCCGTAGCGCCGAGCGGCGCTGCCAGCAATTGAACGCCATGGAGCCGCTGGCCGGGCCGGGGCTGGCCTATATCAATCGGTTGTCGGATCTGCTGTTCGTGGCCGCGCGGGTCATTGCCCGGCGGCAAGGGGTGGCGGAGGTGCTTTGGGAAGCGGCGGCCAAGCCTGAGGGCTGA
- a CDS encoding mechanosensitive ion channel family protein — MDLNAEVDNLVKASQTWIPMIMEYGSRVLLAVITLAIGWWLINKVTQKLGALLALRNADLALQGFISTLANIILKILLIVSVASMIGVETTSFVAAIGAAGLAIGLALQGSLANFAGGVLILLFRPFRIGDWIEAQGVAGTVDSIQIFHTVLRTGDNKTVIVPNGNLSNGIITNTNRQPTRKVVFDVGVDYQADLQKAREVLLDLAKDERVLADPAPEAVISTLGDSSITVSLRIWVKTADYWSVMFMLNEQARDRLKDAGIDIPFPQRVIRVVQEGAAQ; from the coding sequence ATGGACTTGAATGCTGAAGTGGACAACCTGGTCAAGGCTTCCCAGACCTGGATCCCCATGATCATGGAATACGGCAGCCGCGTGCTGCTGGCGGTCATCACCCTGGCCATCGGCTGGTGGTTGATCAACAAAGTCACGCAGAAACTGGGTGCGCTGCTGGCCCTGCGTAACGCTGACCTGGCGCTGCAAGGGTTCATCAGTACCCTGGCCAACATCATTCTGAAGATATTGTTGATCGTCAGCGTCGCTTCGATGATCGGTGTGGAAACCACTTCGTTCGTTGCCGCCATTGGTGCCGCCGGCCTGGCGATTGGCCTGGCCCTGCAAGGCAGCCTGGCGAACTTCGCGGGTGGCGTGTTGATCCTGCTGTTCCGTCCGTTCCGCATCGGTGACTGGATCGAAGCCCAAGGTGTGGCCGGTACGGTCGACAGCATCCAGATCTTCCACACCGTGTTGCGCACCGGTGACAACAAGACTGTCATTGTGCCCAACGGCAATCTCTCGAACGGCATCATTACCAACACCAACCGCCAGCCGACCCGCAAGGTGGTGTTCGATGTCGGCGTGGATTACCAGGCCGACCTGCAAAAAGCCCGGGAAGTGCTGCTGGACCTGGCCAAGGATGAGCGTGTGCTGGCGGATCCGGCGCCTGAAGCGGTGATTTCCACCTTGGGCGACAGTTCCATCACGGTGTCGCTGCGTATCTGGGTCAAGACCGCGGACTACTGGAGCGTGATGTTCATGCTTAATGAGCAGGCGCGGGATCGTTTGAAGGATGCCGGTATTGATATTCCGTTTCCACAGCGAGTGATTCGGGTGGTTCAGGAAGGAGCAGCGCAATAA
- a CDS encoding glutathione S-transferase family protein yields the protein MSMHLIIGDQRISSWSLRGALALALTGAKYTEELVRLDQPDTRERLLKYSATAKVPLLKTEFGVIADSLAIAEYLAEQFPEANLWPKDVAARAQARSACAQMHSGFFALRSHMPMDLLHDAPLSPMPSDVQAEIQRMLALWAECRAAATETGPYLFGRVSLVDAFFAPVAVRLRTYQVKLSQVDEAYVETLYQWPAFKAWQHAGLEDTAR from the coding sequence ATGAGCATGCACCTGATCATTGGCGACCAACGCATTTCTTCCTGGTCCCTGCGCGGCGCGTTGGCCCTGGCGCTGACCGGCGCGAAGTACACCGAAGAGCTGGTCAGGCTCGACCAGCCCGACACCCGCGAGAGGCTGCTCAAGTATTCGGCCACGGCCAAGGTCCCGCTGCTCAAGACCGAGTTCGGCGTGATCGCCGACTCCCTGGCGATTGCCGAATACCTGGCTGAACAGTTTCCCGAGGCCAATCTCTGGCCCAAGGATGTTGCCGCCCGGGCCCAGGCTCGCTCGGCTTGTGCGCAGATGCACAGCGGTTTTTTCGCCCTGCGCAGCCACATGCCCATGGACCTGCTGCACGATGCGCCGTTGTCGCCGATGCCATCTGACGTGCAGGCGGAAATCCAGCGGATGCTGGCGCTATGGGCGGAGTGCCGTGCGGCGGCTACCGAAACCGGTCCCTATCTGTTTGGCCGCGTGAGCCTGGTCGATGCGTTTTTTGCCCCTGTTGCCGTGCGCTTGCGCACTTATCAGGTGAAACTGTCGCAGGTCGATGAGGCCTACGTCGAAACCCTTTATCAATGGCCGGCGTTCAAGGCGTGGCAACACGCTGGCCTGGAGGACACTGCGCGGTGA
- a CDS encoding YajQ family cyclic di-GMP-binding protein — MPSFDVVSELDKHEVTNAVENAVKELDRRYDLKGKGSFEFKEKDLTVNLTAEAEFQLEAMIEILKLALVKRKIDVQCLEVKDAYASGKLMKQEAVLKEGIDKELAKKIVAHIKDAKLKVQAAIQGEQVRVTGKKRDDLQEAIAALRGKEFGMPLQFNNFRD, encoded by the coding sequence ATGCCGTCATTCGACGTGGTATCCGAACTGGACAAGCACGAAGTCACCAACGCGGTTGAAAACGCCGTCAAGGAACTCGACCGTCGTTATGACCTCAAGGGCAAGGGCAGTTTCGAGTTCAAGGAAAAAGACCTGACCGTGAACCTGACCGCCGAGGCCGAGTTCCAGCTCGAGGCGATGATCGAGATCCTCAAGCTGGCGCTGGTCAAGCGCAAGATCGACGTGCAGTGCCTCGAGGTCAAGGACGCCTATGCCTCGGGCAAGCTGATGAAGCAGGAAGCCGTGCTCAAGGAAGGCATCGACAAGGAACTGGCGAAGAAGATCGTCGCTCATATCAAGGACGCCAAGCTCAAGGTGCAAGCCGCCATCCAGGGCGAGCAGGTGCGAGTCACCGGCAAAAAGCGTGACGACTTGCAGGAAGCCATTGCGGCATTGCGCGGCAAGGAATTCGGCATGCCACTGCAATTCAATAATTTCCGCGATTGA